AGGCGCTTTGTCGGTGTGAATTACTTTTTTCATAACAGATTAATTTTAAGTATATTAAATAAAAGATAATATCCTTTTTCCATTGTTTAGTTTCAATCATTTTTTAGGGCTGTATTTAACTAAAATCCATCTCTGAAATCTTTTTTCCGGTCGTATTTCAAATCCTGCAATATGGAAGCTTTCACGTTGATCCCAAATGACCAGCTCTTGCGGAATCCCAATGGCGTCCAGCTGAAACGCATCTCCCAGCAGTGAAGATCGCGGTAAAAATCTAATGTTGTGTAAGTAAAATCCTGGAGTTCAAAATCGTAACCGGTTCTAAAACCCATTTTCCATTTTGGGGTAATGTTCACATCGCCGGTCAGTCCGATGGCTTGCACCTTGGTACGGTTGTCTTTCCATCCGAAAGCAACATACCTCGGGTTGTTGGAAAATCGGAGGTTATAAGTCAAATTCAAACTCCAGGGATTGTTCCAGTTGACGTAATTATCAGGATAATCAAGCACATCGCTGATCTCCTGCTCGGTGTATTTGTCGAGTAATTCAAGTTCTTCAGTATTTGATGCTACATCCGGTGGCTGTGATTGTTTTTCACCTTTATCAAAATCACTTGAACTGATCCTGTAGCTAATGCCGAAATTCCATGTTGTGCTCTTCATATGAAACAACTTCCTGTTCACCTCCCATTCCGACTTATTGATCGGGTTACCCGTCGCATCAACTGCATAAGGGTCCCAGGTGCTCGAGTAGTTGATGCTCAGCTTTTTAAAAAGAGTAGTTCTTCCACTCACGGTAAGTGGCGACCAATTCAATGAGTCTTTTGCAATATCGTATCCCATCGATAAGGAAAAGTTTTCGATTAAAATAACCTTCTTCAACCCCGAAATCGTATCTTTTTTTGACCGCACCTTAGCTTCCAGGTTATTGGCAATTGAAAAAGCAAGGTTGCCGGATTTCCCGTCGGGTGGTCCGCCGTAAAGCAATCCTTCGAAGTGAGAATACCTGAGAGAATCTCCTTTTTGGTTCACCTGTACTTCGTCCCAATAGCCCCAGGCTTCTGAACCGAAATCCGGCCGAAGTGAAAAGCTAACCGAAGGTGTCAACACATGGCGGATGGCAGCCACAGGCCCTGAAGAAAACTGGTACATGCCGTAGAGCCTTGTATTGAGCGAGGCTGAGTAGGAAAAATCTCTTGCCGCAGCAAAAGTCATTACAGTGTCGGTTTCAACTTTGCCATAAATGGTGTCGTTTGGAGTAAAAATCGTATCGTTATTCCAGGTTTTTCTTATCGTGTAGGGGTACCAGCGCTCATTATAGTCAATAGAGTTAGTCAATGTAAAGAATTTCAATACTTTAACTGAGCTGCTGATAGGGATATTATGCTTGACACCGGTTTTGAAATCGTCTTCCCATCCTGGCTTAAAAAGCAGTGAATCAACGGTTTGTATCCTGTTTTCGGCAGTCATGGAGTATTTCATCGTGATGTTCTCGTACCAGCGCACCTGCCCAAGTTGTTCTTTCTTTCGGAAAGGATAAAACTGCTTGGTATTAAATGCCAGTGTAGGCAGGGTAATGTTTACCGAACCGTCGATCGTATTTTGCTGATGCGAAGCATTTAGCGTGAGAAAAAGATTGTTGTTGAAATTGGTCTGGTAAGCAATACTCGATTGAAAAGTATTGCTGAGATAAGCATCGGTGCTGGTGAGGTTATATTGATTAAAACTCCGGCTGACAATATTCACATTGGCTGAAAATCGTGAGTTTGGACGTGCTTTAGGATCCTGAGCATGTGACCACCTTACTGTAAAGTCGGTACTTAATTGACTATCAGGAGAGTCTCGGTCGCCCGTGAAATTTTTCGCATAACTAAAATCAAAGGTTCCATTGTACTGGTAACGGTTATTGTATCTGAAAGTAGGTCTGATTGCCCAGCTTCCGTTTGTGAAAATATCACCGGTCAGTGTAAAATCCATATAATCGTTGATCCCCCAGTAATAACCCCCTCGTTCGAGATAAAATCCCCGGTTTTCCGCCTCGCCATAGCGTGGTATAATGATCCCTGAACGCTGTCCGCTTTTATTGGGAAACAAACCAAATGGTATGGCCAGCGGCACGGGAACGCCCTCAATAACCAGCCAGGCCGGACCGGATACAATTTTGTTGTTTGGAATAACCTGTGCTTTTGAGTAACGAAACTCAAAATGCGGATGATCCAGATTGCAGGTAGTGTAGCTTCCACGCTGAACATTGATGCGCTCATCATCCAACTTCTTGATGCGTTCGCCATGAATATACCCTTCGCCTTCCTGGGTGATTACACGCTGGATCACACCCTTTTTCGTGTCAAAATTATAGGTCATTTCCTCCGCTTCAAACTCCGTGGCGCCTTCCGAAAATACAGGAGTTCCCTTCAATACTCCAAGGCTGTCAGGTACCCCGCGGGCATAAACCTGGTTTTTGGCAAAATCAATTTCCACATAATCAGCTTTTAACCTGATGGTTCCGTAAGTGATGTCTGCGTTTCTGTAGAGAAAGACTTTTTTATTGATTACATCAAAATGAATTTTCTCAAAAGAGTTGTAAACCACCTTGTTTTCAAGGCCAAAAGATTCAGAAGGTTTTTTGAGGAGGGTATCATTTCCTGCGTCTTCACCAAAGAGTTGAAACGCCAACGTATCGGCAGCCTCTGTTTTGCCGGTTTCGAGCAGTTGATCCAGCATCTGAGTCGGAATTGAATCGGAGACTGGCGAGTTGATTGTGTCCTGAGCTATAAGCGGGCTTTGCAGCACAACTAATCCAAAAAACAAGTAACACACGAAAGAGGTACCATAGAGCACCAAATGGTTCGTTTGCCGTAAATCAGCTTTTATTAAGTTAAAGAGTTGGATACTTATCAATTTCAGAATTTTCAAGCCGTAATCGGATTAGCAGCAAAAAATTATTTGTTTGCAAAGTAAAAGAATTTGTAGGTCTAAAGCGTACTGAAAATCATCAAAGCGTTCTATTTTTGTTAACGAAAAAATAAATCATCCGTCAAATGGTTTTTATCAGCAAGTGAATGATCGTAACTTATTCAGAATGATGAAACGCCTGCAAAAGATTTTTCTTGTTTTTATCGCAGTGTTGACAGCAATTCCTTTCCATCAAAGTCTGGCAACATTGCCCCTCAGGCAACCCAGGGCGTTCAGGGTGATTATTGATGCCGGGCATGGTGGGCGAGACCCGGGCGCTTTGGGACCCAATTCTGTAGAAAAAGAAATCACACTTGAAATTGCTAAAAAAGTTGCTGATATAGCCAGATCAGAACTGCCGGATGTTGACGTTATACTCACCCGCACCGTTGACACTTTTGTGGCTTTGCACCAGCGCGCTGCCATTGCCAACGAAAATAACGCTGATCTTTTCATTTCTATCCACTGCAATTCTAATCCCAAAACATCCTTTCAGGGCGCCGAAACCTATGTAATGGGTTTGCACAAAAGTGCTGAAAACCTGGAAGTAGCAAAAACTGAAAATGCTGCTATTCTTGCCGAGGACAATTATTTTGAACAATACGGTGGTTTCAACCCCGATGCCGACGAAGATTATATTATGCTCAATATGATGCAGGCGGCTAACATCAGCCAAAGTATTGATTTTGCACAATCTGTGCAAAACAAACTTTTTGAAATGGCCGGTCTCAGCAATCGCGGTGTTAAACAGGCTGGTTTTGTGGTTTTATACCTCACCACAATGCCAGGAGTGCTCATCGAAACCGGCTTCTTGTCAAACGCTGACGAGGAGAACTATTTGTTACAAAAAACTAATCAGCAAAAAATCGCCTTTTCAATTGTAGAGGCCATTTCCGAATTCAAAAAAGCCACCGAAAGTACGACACTGGCAGCCATCTCCACACAAAATATTATTGTGCCCAATGAAGAACAACCATCTGCAAACCGCACATACCGGCTTTGGTTTACATCCCACAATAAACCCATTTCAACTGATGACCGAAAATTCAGAGATTTGCCTGAGATCTGGGCTTTTACTGATAAGAACGGGTATCATTTTACTTTTGAAAAAGCAAACACAAAAGAAGAAATCAGCGTCAAATTAAACGATCATCGGGAATCGGGGAAAATTAAAAATCGTTACTTGAAAAACATAAGAATCATTGAATTAGAAGAGGATAAAATCATTTCGGTGTCCGATCCCGATTAATGATTAAAATAATTTGAGTAGATTTGTAAATCCTAAAACTGAAAGCATAGTGAAAAAAGTACCAATAGAGTTTAAGGTCGGCTTCCTGTTCCTGGCTGCAGTTGGCCTTTTCATTTGGGGGCTCAACTTCCTTAAAGGGACGGACATTTTCGGGCAAAAGCGGATTTTTTATGCTGTTTACGACCATGTAGAGGGTCTTGAACCAGCAAACAAGGTCAAGGTGAGCGGACTTAACATCGGCCAGGTTAAAACGCTTGGTTTTATCCCCGGCACTTCCCTCATATTTGCTGAGTTGTACATTAAAAATGAGATCCCAATTCCAAAAAACTCCATTGCCCGCGTTTACAGTACAGACCTGCTGGGTGGCAAAGCGATCGAAATTATTCTGGGTGATGCTGAAGAACTAGCAAAGCCCGGT
The window above is part of the Bacteroidales bacterium genome. Proteins encoded here:
- a CDS encoding LPS-assembly protein LptD is translated as MKILKLISIQLFNLIKADLRQTNHLVLYGTSFVCYLFFGLVVLQSPLIAQDTINSPVSDSIPTQMLDQLLETGKTEAADTLAFQLFGEDAGNDTLLKKPSESFGLENKVVYNSFEKIHFDVINKKVFLYRNADITYGTIRLKADYVEIDFAKNQVYARGVPDSLGVLKGTPVFSEGATEFEAEEMTYNFDTKKGVIQRVITQEGEGYIHGERIKKLDDERINVQRGSYTTCNLDHPHFEFRYSKAQVIPNNKIVSGPAWLVIEGVPVPLAIPFGLFPNKSGQRSGIIIPRYGEAENRGFYLERGGYYWGINDYMDFTLTGDIFTNGSWAIRPTFRYNNRYQYNGTFDFSYAKNFTGDRDSPDSQLSTDFTVRWSHAQDPKARPNSRFSANVNIVSRSFNQYNLTSTDAYLSNTFQSSIAYQTNFNNNLFLTLNASHQQNTIDGSVNITLPTLAFNTKQFYPFRKKEQLGQVRWYENITMKYSMTAENRIQTVDSLLFKPGWEDDFKTGVKHNIPISSSVKVLKFFTLTNSIDYNERWYPYTIRKTWNNDTIFTPNDTIYGKVETDTVMTFAAARDFSYSASLNTRLYGMYQFSSGPVAAIRHVLTPSVSFSLRPDFGSEAWGYWDEVQVNQKGDSLRYSHFEGLLYGGPPDGKSGNLAFSIANNLEAKVRSKKDTISGLKKVILIENFSLSMGYDIAKDSLNWSPLTVSGRTTLFKKLSINYSSTWDPYAVDATGNPINKSEWEVNRKLFHMKSTTWNFGISYRISSSDFDKGEKQSQPPDVASNTEELELLDKYTEQEISDVLDYPDNYVNWNNPWSLNLTYNLRFSNNPRYVAFGWKDNRTKVQAIGLTGDVNITPKWKMGFRTGYDFELQDFTYTTLDFYRDLHCWEMRFSWTPLGFRKSWSFGINVKASILQDLKYDRKKDFRDGF
- a CDS encoding N-acetylmuramoyl-L-alanine amidase, coding for MKRLQKIFLVFIAVLTAIPFHQSLATLPLRQPRAFRVIIDAGHGGRDPGALGPNSVEKEITLEIAKKVADIARSELPDVDVILTRTVDTFVALHQRAAIANENNADLFISIHCNSNPKTSFQGAETYVMGLHKSAENLEVAKTENAAILAEDNYFEQYGGFNPDADEDYIMLNMMQAANISQSIDFAQSVQNKLFEMAGLSNRGVKQAGFVVLYLTTMPGVLIETGFLSNADEENYLLQKTNQQKIAFSIVEAISEFKKATESTTLAAISTQNIIVPNEEQPSANRTYRLWFTSHNKPISTDDRKFRDLPEIWAFTDKNGYHFTFEKANTKEEISVKLNDHRESGKIKNRYLKNIRIIELEEDKIISVSDPD